From the Flavimarina sp. Hel_I_48 genome, one window contains:
- a CDS encoding T9SS type A sorting domain-containing protein — protein MKHKYTTHLFMLLMGVFMITSCENKPKGEAVDDLASIKEITLQGKKQLKEHDEESEEDGEGKKGIELIAEYIASIMKPIDAKESTYKEGYLMREFQKAQRGASSRRAMKAPAAVWNERGPANVPGRTRKVFVSPSNPDKWYAGSVGGGLWVTEDAGGTWSNLTDYKVPNLATSTVAISESAPETIFLGTGEPFNNLDAIGGIGLLKSTDDGASWEYLDNTRSFGGIGRLAINPNDADSLAVASATGIYVTSDGGASWEKTFGVENFKPTDSVGSTNVQDLNATPGNYNVIYGGVNRLGIVKSTDGGYTWDVVFNRKDYNPNNERFELDVSSANPDEVVLSVYSPSGASAVNTDFYVTKDAGETFTLLGYEGTPSSGNLVSGQGWYDNIVTAHPYDENVFYVGGIVVHKVTITDSLNYEFIPIAGGYNNELNDYVHVDQHGIAWIKGDTDEDFKLVLSNDGGVYSTDYLADPATTEGDWSSLAIGYNSTQYYGADKRNGADSYIAGAQDNGSHITFEDGANPATNYTRVLGGDGFEVIWNYEDTDKFIVGSQYNNFARFDGQNGVYAQHGESGSGTSPFYSKISNANNNPDVVFSPSVSGVWRSANFAEQWKLTPIGNNFSVGASSSLDVNVSVANPDIVWAGNAMTETGSYVLHVSQDNGLSYQPTEPFVDPRDTRAHNLYISGLETSPTNADRAYALFSSQGAAKVLKTNDLGQTWEDISGISLGEDRGFPDVAIHCLVEMPFDENVLWVGTDLGVFQTENGGDSWSIVEGFPAVSVWEFKIVNDQVVVATHGRGIWSATLDELNGYEPPSYFAPPAIVEVYQQSIENLNAVVVFNTDQEFIDDVNIFVDDSLYASVQNEFTAGTTNSYILNDLSEGVHTIGVQITSGDKESIPAEADLVIVDYETPEEFVNINVFEPQDVFTFDGEFKIDDIAGTVGQDALNNSEHPYLDNKEYRVILKRPINITSESAEFNYEDVAIVEPGDAGGIYDYVIIEATKDLRNWEALDIYDAERFPEWLQVYSSVLNGETPVISDDLFRTQTLDLLQQTPSGENVFVEGDNVVLRFRLVTDGAVTSFGWAIRSINKQTLSLDEPLLASELSMYPTVSDGNVTVSSTVDLGDSSVQVFNITGKEVFSNNYDLSYRKQQLALNNLSSGIYLVKITSGSRNVTKKIVIN, from the coding sequence ATGAAACACAAGTACACAACACATTTATTCATGCTTTTAATGGGGGTCTTTATGATTACCTCCTGCGAGAATAAACCGAAAGGTGAAGCGGTCGACGACCTCGCTTCTATAAAAGAAATTACGCTGCAAGGCAAAAAACAGCTTAAGGAACATGACGAAGAAAGCGAAGAAGATGGTGAAGGCAAAAAAGGCATTGAGCTTATAGCAGAGTACATTGCCAGTATAATGAAGCCTATTGATGCAAAAGAATCAACCTATAAAGAAGGTTATTTAATGCGCGAGTTTCAGAAAGCTCAAAGGGGTGCTTCGTCAAGGAGGGCAATGAAAGCACCTGCAGCGGTTTGGAATGAGCGTGGCCCGGCAAATGTACCTGGTCGTACGCGTAAAGTTTTTGTATCCCCCAGCAATCCAGATAAATGGTATGCAGGATCAGTAGGTGGTGGATTATGGGTTACCGAAGATGCAGGTGGTACCTGGAGCAACCTTACCGATTATAAGGTGCCAAACCTTGCTACCTCTACAGTGGCAATTAGTGAAAGCGCGCCCGAAACTATATTTTTAGGAACGGGAGAGCCTTTTAATAACCTGGACGCCATAGGTGGAATAGGTCTTTTAAAATCAACAGATGATGGTGCCAGCTGGGAGTATTTGGATAATACCAGAAGCTTTGGCGGTATAGGTCGTTTGGCCATTAACCCTAACGATGCTGATAGTCTTGCAGTAGCAAGTGCCACTGGTATATATGTAACATCAGATGGTGGTGCCAGCTGGGAAAAAACCTTTGGGGTAGAAAATTTTAAACCTACGGATAGTGTAGGAAGTACTAATGTGCAAGACCTTAATGCTACGCCAGGAAATTACAATGTGATTTACGGTGGTGTAAATCGTCTGGGTATTGTAAAAAGTACAGATGGTGGTTATACATGGGATGTTGTTTTCAACAGAAAAGATTACAATCCTAATAATGAGCGTTTTGAACTTGATGTTTCTTCAGCAAACCCAGATGAGGTTGTATTGAGTGTTTATTCTCCTTCTGGAGCATCTGCCGTCAATACTGATTTTTATGTAACTAAAGATGCTGGGGAAACCTTTACACTTTTAGGCTACGAGGGCACACCTTCTTCTGGCAATTTGGTTTCAGGCCAGGGCTGGTATGATAACATCGTTACTGCGCACCCTTATGATGAGAATGTTTTTTACGTAGGCGGAATAGTAGTACACAAAGTGACGATCACAGATTCTTTGAATTATGAATTTATACCTATCGCTGGTGGTTACAATAATGAACTGAATGATTATGTGCATGTTGACCAGCATGGTATTGCCTGGATCAAAGGGGATACTGATGAGGATTTTAAATTAGTACTTTCTAACGATGGTGGGGTGTACTCAACAGATTACCTTGCTGATCCCGCAACAACCGAAGGTGACTGGTCTTCTCTTGCCATAGGTTATAACAGCACACAGTATTATGGAGCTGATAAGCGCAATGGTGCTGATTCCTATATCGCAGGGGCACAGGATAATGGCTCACATATTACTTTTGAAGATGGGGCAAATCCCGCTACAAACTACACCAGGGTTTTAGGTGGTGATGGGTTTGAAGTTATCTGGAACTATGAAGATACCGATAAATTTATCGTAGGATCCCAGTATAATAATTTTGCGCGCTTTGATGGGCAGAATGGCGTTTATGCACAACACGGTGAAAGTGGTTCAGGGACATCTCCTTTTTATTCTAAAATTTCAAATGCAAATAATAATCCTGATGTAGTTTTCAGCCCTTCTGTAAGCGGGGTATGGAGATCTGCAAATTTTGCTGAACAATGGAAACTTACCCCAATTGGTAATAATTTCTCAGTAGGTGCTTCAAGCTCACTTGATGTAAATGTTTCCGTGGCTAATCCTGATATCGTTTGGGCAGGAAACGCGATGACCGAAACAGGTAGTTATGTTTTACATGTTTCCCAGGACAATGGATTATCCTATCAGCCTACAGAACCTTTTGTTGATCCCCGTGATACAAGAGCACACAACCTATATATTTCCGGTTTAGAAACATCGCCTACTAATGCAGATCGTGCATATGCACTTTTCTCTTCGCAGGGTGCTGCAAAGGTTTTGAAAACTAATGACCTTGGACAAACATGGGAGGATATTTCAGGGATTTCCCTTGGTGAGGATCGCGGTTTCCCAGATGTTGCTATTCACTGTCTGGTTGAAATGCCCTTTGATGAAAATGTACTTTGGGTAGGTACAGACCTTGGTGTTTTTCAAACTGAAAACGGTGGTGATAGCTGGTCTATTGTTGAAGGCTTTCCAGCCGTTTCTGTATGGGAATTCAAAATCGTTAACGATCAGGTAGTTGTTGCAACACATGGTCGTGGCATATGGTCTGCGACTCTTGATGAACTTAATGGATATGAGCCACCCAGCTATTTTGCACCACCAGCTATTGTAGAGGTTTATCAACAATCTATTGAAAATTTAAATGCTGTAGTTGTTTTTAATACAGATCAGGAATTTATAGATGACGTCAATATCTTTGTAGATGATTCATTGTACGCTTCTGTGCAAAATGAGTTTACAGCAGGTACAACGAACAGCTATATATTAAATGATCTTAGCGAAGGCGTTCATACCATAGGCGTTCAGATCACCAGCGGTGACAAGGAGTCTATTCCTGCGGAAGCAGATCTTGTGATCGTTGATTATGAAACTCCTGAGGAGTTCGTGAATATCAATGTTTTTGAACCACAGGATGTATTCACTTTTGATGGAGAATTCAAGATAGACGATATCGCCGGAACGGTAGGTCAGGATGCCCTGAACAATTCAGAACATCCTTATCTTGATAATAAAGAATACAGGGTAATATTAAAGCGACCTATAAACATAACTTCAGAATCAGCAGAATTCAATTACGAAGATGTAGCTATTGTTGAACCAGGCGATGCGGGAGGAATATATGACTATGTTATTATTGAGGCTACTAAAGATTTGAGAAATTGGGAAGCTTTGGATATATACGATGCTGAGCGTTTCCCCGAATGGCTTCAAGTATACAGTAGCGTTTTAAATGGTGAAACTCCTGTGATCAGTGATGATCTGTTTAGAACACAAACGCTTGATTTATTGCAGCAAACTCCTTCTGGAGAGAATGTTTTTGTAGAAGGTGATAATGTAGTTCTACGTTTTAGACTTGTAACGGATGGGGCTGTAACCAGTTTTGGCTGGGCGATACGTTCTATCAATAAGCAAACGCTTTCTTTAGACGAGCCATTGTTAGCTTCTGAACTTAGCATGTACCCTACAGTTTCTGATGGTAACGTTACCGTATCCTCTACCGTGGATCTTGGTGATTCTTCAGTACAGGTATTCAATATTACCGGAAAAGAGGTTTTTTCTAATAATTATGATTTGAGTTACAGAAAACAACAGCTTGCTCTTAATAACCTGAGCAGCGGAATTTATCTTGTAAAAATCACTTCTGGAAGTAGAAATGTTACGAAGAAAATCGTGATCAACTAA
- a CDS encoding CYTH domain-containing protein: MLEIERKFLVKNHSFKDNSFSNKRITQGYLNSEPSRTVRVRIYGDQGFLTIKGAADAGGTTRFEWEKEIELQEAEKLLNLSEPGSIDKIRYLFKAGDKTFEIDEFFGENEGLLVAEIELNAADEEFEKPDWLGAEVTGDAKYYNSQLGKRPFSTWP; the protein is encoded by the coding sequence ATGCTTGAAATAGAACGTAAATTTTTGGTAAAAAACCATTCTTTCAAAGACAATTCCTTTTCTAATAAACGTATTACCCAGGGGTATTTAAACAGTGAACCTTCACGTACGGTGAGAGTACGCATATATGGAGATCAGGGCTTTTTGACCATAAAAGGCGCAGCTGATGCGGGAGGTACCACACGTTTTGAATGGGAAAAAGAAATTGAACTTCAGGAAGCAGAAAAACTTTTGAATTTAAGCGAGCCGGGAAGTATTGATAAAATCCGGTATTTATTTAAAGCCGGCGATAAAACCTTTGAAATAGATGAATTTTTTGGCGAAAATGAAGGTTTATTAGTAGCTGAAATAGAACTTAACGCTGCCGATGAAGAATTTGAAAAACCAGATTGGCTGGGAGCGGAAGTAACCGGGGATGCCAAATATTATAATTCACAGCTGGGAAAAAGACCGTTTTCAACCTGGCCGTAA
- a CDS encoding NAD-dependent epimerase/dehydratase family protein: MAKTAIILGITGLTGSILAKQLFEDEDYEKVISFHRRASELSHPKFTEHVVNLFELKREKERFKADVVFCCIGTTQAKTEDKETYKAIDYGIPLDAAQLCKDNNISTFIAISAMGADAESRIFYNRTKGEMQRDIFKLSIPNIYFMQPALLAGDREETRTAEKIATKVFKILNPLLVGPLKKYKSIKPEKIAKTMRFVAKNGFADPLIESDKIQKIADEHA, encoded by the coding sequence ATGGCAAAAACGGCAATAATTTTAGGTATCACCGGTCTTACGGGAAGTATTTTGGCAAAGCAGTTATTTGAAGATGAGGATTATGAAAAGGTCATAAGTTTTCACCGGAGGGCGTCTGAGCTCAGCCATCCAAAATTCACCGAACATGTGGTAAATCTCTTTGAACTGAAAAGGGAAAAAGAACGTTTTAAAGCGGATGTGGTTTTTTGCTGTATAGGAACTACCCAGGCAAAAACCGAAGATAAAGAAACTTATAAAGCTATAGATTACGGTATTCCACTAGATGCGGCGCAACTTTGCAAGGACAATAATATATCGACGTTTATTGCCATATCTGCGATGGGAGCAGATGCTGAGAGCCGTATTTTTTACAACAGGACAAAAGGTGAAATGCAGCGTGATATCTTCAAACTTTCAATTCCCAATATTTACTTTATGCAACCTGCATTGTTAGCGGGAGATCGTGAAGAAACCCGAACGGCAGAAAAAATCGCGACAAAGGTTTTCAAGATCCTCAACCCATTGCTGGTAGGTCCTTTAAAAAAATACAAAAGTATAAAACCCGAAAAAATAGCTAAAACCATGCGTTTTGTGGCAAAAAACGGCTTTGCAGACCCATTAATAGAATCTGATAAAATTCAAAAAATTGCTGATGAACATGCTTGA
- the dinB gene encoding DNA polymerase IV, whose translation MNPEEQPARKIIHVDMDAFYASVEQLDNPELRDKPIAVGGSSDRGVVAAASYEARKFGVRSAMAGGLARRLCPDLIFVKSRFDRYREISQQIRAIFLEYTDMVEPLSLDEAYLDVTQNKKGNPSATLIAKQIRQQIKEKTGLNASAGISVNKFIAKVASDINKPNGQKTINPEEVIPFLEQLEIRKFYGVGKVTAEKMFHLGIFTGADLKKKELDYLTDHFGKSGGYYYNVVRGIHNSAVKPNRIRKSLGAERTFSENISSEIFMMERLENITEEIERRLKKSNVAGKTVTLKIKYSDFTLKTRSKTLNYFIRDKSIILETAKELLFQEKMENSVRLLGITLGNLNTEPAKEKINKQEIAVQLKFEF comes from the coding sequence ATGAATCCTGAAGAACAGCCCGCACGCAAGATCATTCATGTGGATATGGATGCCTTTTACGCCTCTGTAGAACAGCTGGACAATCCAGAACTGCGGGATAAGCCCATTGCGGTGGGCGGTAGTTCTGACCGCGGTGTTGTCGCGGCCGCCAGTTACGAGGCCCGTAAATTTGGCGTGCGCAGCGCCATGGCCGGCGGTCTTGCACGCAGGCTTTGCCCTGATCTTATCTTCGTGAAATCCCGTTTTGACCGTTACCGGGAAATAAGCCAGCAAATACGGGCCATTTTTCTTGAATATACAGATATGGTCGAACCTTTATCGCTTGATGAGGCCTATCTGGATGTCACTCAAAACAAAAAAGGAAATCCCAGCGCAACGCTCATTGCCAAACAAATACGCCAGCAGATAAAGGAGAAAACAGGGCTGAATGCTTCCGCGGGGATTTCAGTCAATAAATTTATCGCTAAAGTGGCCAGCGACATCAATAAACCCAACGGACAAAAAACGATCAATCCCGAAGAGGTCATTCCGTTTTTAGAGCAGCTTGAAATAAGGAAGTTTTATGGGGTGGGCAAAGTAACGGCCGAAAAAATGTTCCACCTGGGCATTTTTACCGGCGCAGACCTAAAAAAGAAGGAGCTTGATTATCTCACAGATCATTTTGGCAAAAGCGGTGGTTATTATTACAATGTGGTGCGCGGCATTCATAACAGTGCCGTAAAGCCAAACAGAATACGGAAATCCCTGGGGGCAGAGCGCACCTTTAGTGAAAATATCTCTTCGGAAATATTTATGATGGAACGCCTAGAGAACATCACAGAAGAAATAGAACGCCGACTTAAAAAATCAAATGTTGCCGGTAAAACGGTGACTTTGAAGATAAAATACAGCGATTTTACCCTAAAAACACGTAGCAAGACCCTTAATTATTTCATTAGGGATAAATCTATAATCCTGGAAACCGCAAAAGAACTCCTCTTTCAGGAAAAAATGGAAAATAGTGTGCGTCTGCTGGGTATTACTCTGGGCAACCTCAACACAGAACCTGCAAAGGAAAAGATAAATAAACAGGAAATCGCGGTGCAATTAAAGTTTGAATTTTAG
- the pyk gene encoding pyruvate kinase produces MPNTKKTKIVATLGPATSEKSVLQEMIKAGVDVFRINFSHADYDAVKERIKMIRELSKEFGYNTAILADLQGPKLRVGIMKEEVMVEPGDIITFSTAEEFEGTKERVYMNYAQFPKDVKKGERILLDDGKLIFEVLKTDMETEVETVVVQGGPLRSRKGVNLPNTNISLPALTEKDIEDAIFAIKQDVDWLALSFVRHEGDLIQLQELIKEHSDHKIPIISKIEKPEAVKNIDKIISYSDGLMVARGDLGVEIPAEEVPLIQKQLVLSAKKARIPVIIATQMMETMISSLTPTRAEVNDVANSVMDGADAVMLSGETSVGKYPVQVIERMSSIIRSVEDSPLIHVPQEPPHIRTKRYITKSICYHAALMANEISATAITTLTNSGYTAFQISAWRPKAHILVFTSNERIVSQLNLLWGVKAFFYDKFVSTDETVRDINTIAKKRGFLSKGDMVISLAAMPITEKGMVNTLRIREIAGD; encoded by the coding sequence AGCGAGAAAAGTGTCTTACAGGAGATGATTAAAGCGGGAGTAGATGTTTTCCGTATTAACTTTTCCCACGCAGATTACGATGCTGTAAAGGAGCGTATAAAAATGATTCGCGAGCTTAGTAAAGAATTTGGCTATAACACCGCTATACTTGCCGATCTTCAAGGCCCTAAATTACGTGTGGGTATCATGAAAGAAGAGGTAATGGTAGAACCTGGTGATATAATTACCTTTTCTACCGCAGAAGAATTTGAGGGCACCAAGGAACGCGTTTACATGAATTACGCCCAGTTTCCCAAAGACGTTAAAAAAGGGGAACGTATCCTACTTGACGATGGTAAACTCATCTTTGAAGTGCTCAAAACAGATATGGAAACCGAAGTTGAAACGGTTGTAGTACAGGGTGGCCCATTACGTTCCAGAAAAGGGGTCAACCTGCCTAATACAAACATCTCCTTACCGGCACTTACAGAAAAAGATATTGAAGATGCTATTTTTGCCATTAAACAGGATGTAGACTGGCTAGCACTTTCTTTTGTGCGTCACGAAGGCGATTTAATTCAACTTCAGGAACTTATAAAAGAACATTCTGACCATAAAATCCCGATTATTTCCAAAATTGAAAAGCCAGAAGCTGTAAAGAATATTGATAAGATCATTTCCTATAGTGACGGCCTTATGGTTGCACGTGGCGATCTGGGTGTTGAAATCCCTGCGGAAGAAGTTCCGCTTATTCAAAAACAATTGGTACTTAGTGCAAAGAAAGCACGAATTCCCGTAATCATTGCCACGCAAATGATGGAAACCATGATCTCAAGCCTTACCCCTACAAGGGCAGAGGTAAATGATGTGGCGAATTCAGTAATGGATGGTGCAGACGCGGTAATGTTGAGTGGGGAAACCTCTGTAGGTAAGTATCCTGTACAGGTGATAGAACGCATGTCTTCTATCATACGTAGTGTTGAAGATTCACCGCTTATTCATGTGCCACAAGAACCCCCACACATTCGCACAAAGCGCTATATAACTAAATCCATTTGTTATCACGCAGCACTTATGGCAAATGAAATTTCTGCGACCGCCATTACGACATTGACTAACAGTGGTTATACGGCATTCCAGATTTCTGCCTGGAGGCCAAAAGCACATATTCTTGTTTTTACGTCTAATGAGAGAATAGTATCGCAGCTCAACCTTTTATGGGGTGTTAAAGCCTTTTTCTATGATAAGTTTGTCTCTACAGATGAAACTGTGCGCGATATAAATACCATAGCAAAAAAACGTGGTTTCCTTAGTAAAGGAGATATGGTGATAAGTCTTGCCGCCATGCCTATTACTGAAAAAGGAATGGTCAATACCCTGCGTATTCGGGAGATTGCCGGTGACTAA